A single region of the Triticum dicoccoides isolate Atlit2015 ecotype Zavitan chromosome 2B, WEW_v2.0, whole genome shotgun sequence genome encodes:
- the LOC119367075 gene encoding probable cinnamyl alcohol dehydrogenase 6, with the protein MEVTPNHTQAVSGWAAMEPSGKVVPFAFKRRENGVDDVTIKVHYCGMCHTDLHFINNDWGITMYPLVPGHEITGVVTRVGANVSGFRPGDRVGVGCIAASCLDCDHCRRSEENYCDKVALTYNGIFWDGSVTYGGYSSMLVAHKRFLVRIPDALPLDAAAPLLCAGITVYSPMKQHGMLHAGRRLGVVGLGGLGHVAVMFGKAFGLKVTVISTSPAKEREARESLKADDFVLSTDERQMQGMARSLDYVIDTVSAQHSLGPILELLKVNGKLVLVAAPDKPVELPSFPLIFGKRTVSGSMTGGMKETQEMMDLCGEHGITADIELVSTDGINDALARLARNDVRYRFVVDVAETGSRL; encoded by the coding sequence ATGGAGGTGACCCCGAACCACACGCAGGCCGTGAGCGGATGGGCGGCCATGGAGCCCTCCGGCAAGGTGGTGCCCTTCGCCTTCAAGCGCCGGGAAAACGGCGTGGACGACGTCACCATCAAAGTGCACTACTGCGGCATGTGCCACACCGACCTCCACTTCATCAACAACGACTGGGGCATCACCATGTACCCCCTCGTGCCCGGCCACGAGATCACCGGCGTCGTGACCCGGGTCGGCGCCAACGTCTCCGGCTTCCGCCCTGGTGACCGCGTCGGCGTGGGATGCATCGCCGCCTCCTGCCTCGACTGCGACCACTGCCGCCGCTctgaggagaactactgcgacaaGGTCGCGCTCACCTACAACGGCATCTTCTGGGACGGCAGCGTCACCTACGGCGGCTACTCCAGCATGCTCGTCGCGCACAAGCGCTTCCTCGTGCGCATCCCGGACGCCCTGCCGCTGGACGCCGCCGCGCCGCTGCTGTGCGCCGGGATCACCGTGTACAGCCCCATGAAGCAGCATGGCATGCTACACGCTGGCAGGAGGCTCGGCGTGGTCGGGTTGGGCGGGCTGGGCCACGTCGCAGTCATGTTCGGCAAGGCCTTCGGGCTCAAGGTCACCGTCATCAGCACGTCGCCGGCCAAGGAGCGCGAGGCGAGGGAGAGCCTCAAGGCTGACGACTTCGTCCTCAGCACCGACGAGAGGCAGATGCAGGGTATGGCCAGGAGCCTGGACTACGTGATCGACACGGTGTCGGCGCAGCACTCGCTGGGGcccatcctggagctgctcaaggTGAACGGCAAGCTGGTGCTGGTGGCGGCGCCGGACAAGCCCGTGGAGCTGCCGTCCTTCCCGCTCATCTTCGGAAAGAGGACGGTGAGCGGGAGCATGACAGGGGGCATGAAGGAGACGCAGGAGATGATGGACCTGTGCGGGGAGCACGGCATCACCGCCGACATTGAGCTCGTCTCCACCGACGGGATCAATGATGCGCTGGCCAGGCTCGCGCGCAACGACGTCCGCTACCGCTTCGTCGTCGACGTCGCCGAGACTGGCTCCAGGCTCTAG